The Lepisosteus oculatus isolate fLepOcu1 chromosome 4, fLepOcu1.hap2, whole genome shotgun sequence genome window below encodes:
- the LOC107077267 gene encoding uncharacterized protein isoform X1 — MGDFNYATLRNGDIIEILRDVAHHWVLYTGKGYVVHLAHSTKNTAGSGSFFASSGDVKTMVKKERLEFIPGFSRVRVNNKYDSRYRPRPGGDIIREAEKMVDEVLPYPVTPKTCERFVAALRYNMPFTDQFPEPHRGDLLEFPRDRFTHWGLYMGDGYVIHLAPIGGGGGRVLSGYFSSATSSHAHVLKELLKDVAGPGLDYRVQNKDQIHPPLPVDAIMQEAEAKIGTVVGYSFPSRNCEHFVTELRYGRGFSAQVSVLLCTDSGKFSQVDRSSCRSLPNPQPS, encoded by the exons ATGGGCGATTTCAAC taTGCCACACTACGGAACGGAGACATTATAGAGATTCTTCGGGATGTTGCCCACCACTGGGTGCTGTACACCGGCAAAGGATATGTGGTCCATCTCGCTCATTCCA CCAAGAATACGGCTGGCTCAGGAAGCTTCTTCGCCTCGTCTGGCGACGTCAAAACTATGGTTAAGAAGGAGAGGCTGGAGTTCATACCTGGGTTCTCACGAGTCCGCGTCAACAACAAATACGACAGCAGGTATCGCCCGCGGCCTGGCGGTGACATCATCAGAGAAGCAGAGAAGATGGTAGATGAGGTCCTGCCCTACCCCGTGACGCCCAAAACCTGCGAGCGCTTCGTGGCCGCGCTGAGATACAACATGCCTTTCACCGACCAG TTCCCCGAGCCGCACCGAGGAGACCTCCTGGAGTTCCCCAGGGATAGATTCACTCACTGGGGCTTGTACATGGGCGATGGCTACGTGATTCACTTGGCACCCATAG GCGGGGGCGGCGGCAGGGTCTTGTCTGGCTATTTCTCCTCCGCGACGTCGTCCCATGCCCACGTCCTGAAGGAGCTGCTGAAGGACGTAGCCGGGCCCGGGCTCGATTACAGAGTCCAGAACAAGGATCAGATCCACCCACCCCTCCCGGTCGACGCTATCATGCAGGAGGCCGAGGCGAAGATCGGTACGGTCGTGGGGTACTCCTTCCCCTCCCGCAACTGCGAGCACTTCGTCACGGAGCTGAGATACGGCCGCGGTTTCTCCGCGCAGGTCAGTGTTCTCCTCTGTACTGACAGTGGAAAATTCTCCCAGGTGGACAGGAGCAGCTGCCGGTCCCTTCCAAACCCACAGCCCTCGTGA
- the LOC138238122 gene encoding E3 SUMO-protein ligase ZBED1-like isoform X2 has product MTSEEGEPGHETPLCRDPGAPCAAASPDLKRVKLERDASPAPSSGRLSADYDHSVGRLVVVKEDPFAPDPSVSAGNQKHSRVWEVFTLFANNKLMCSLCGTVLSYHKNTSGMVRHLRVKHAEQYDAAPDGDGAARPAPGDPARAARKRTLDEALLDVITGDCQPFSLVEDEGFRNFVTLLDPRYALPSRKTLKSMAAGRYALHRDRVMAEVRAAQHVSLSTDMWASAREDAYLAVTGHFVSQDARLATYLLDILHFPSPPTSAHVSEALGGVLAAWDLRGKVTAVVTGDAEVVPAAARRLDLPHLPCFARALDSLVAGALRHAPELDAVRAKARAIVGLFRACPAAREKLARIQGQLGGPRLKLPKEAGARWGSTYEMLRGLLAQKEGVAAALAALRADVGPLTAPECDLAGQCLGVLEPFHTAAAELASEPRVAASKVIPLTKMLQRALEQRRRRVSHRAAAALLAELEAGVRSRGAEAERARPLAASTLLDPRFKVLAFGSSDSAQEAVRLLVGECCSRAGAPPPAPAPPAAAAAGPSLWEEFDSRVRETQRARGSAAAEAAVEMQRYVGDAYLARAADPLGYWAANSAKYPGLARLAYKYLGLPAAAVPGHQVFSKSGDVLRARRSRLRSGAVQQVLFLNHNASGGGLLR; this is encoded by the exons ATGACCTCCGAAGAGGGGGAGCCTGGCCATGAAACGCCCCTCTGCAGGGATCCTGGGGCGCCCTGCGCTGCTGCGAGCCCCGATCTCAAGAG GGTCAAGCTGGAGAGAGACGCATCCCCGGCCCCCAGCTCCGGCCGCCTGTCTGCAGACTACGACCACTCCGTGGGCCGGCTCGTCGTGGTGAAAGAGGACCCCTTCGCCCCCGATCCGAG TGTGTCAGCAGGGAACCAGAAACACTCCCGGGTCTGGGAGGTGTTCACCCTGTTTGCCAACAACAAGCTGATGTGCTCGCTGTGTGGGACCGTGCTGTCCTACCACAAGAACACTTCCGGGATGGTCCGGCACCTGCGCGTCAAGCACGCCGAGCAGTACGACGCGGCGCCGGATGGCGACGGAGCCGCGCGCCCGGCGCCCGGCGATCCAG CCAGGGCGGCGAGGAAGAGGACGCTGGACGAGGCGCTGCTGGACGTCATCACCGGGGACTGCCAGCCCTTCTCCCTCGTGGAGGACGAAGGCTTCAGGAACTTCGTGACGCTACTGGATCCCCGGTACGCCCTCCCCAGCAGGAAGACCCTCAAGAGCATGGCAGCCGGCCGGTACGCCCTGCACAGGGACCGGGTCATGGCGGAGGTGCGGGCGGCCCAACACGTCAGCCTGAGCACGGACATGTGGGCGTCCGCCCGCGAGGACGCCTACCTCGCGGTGACGGGCCACTTTGTCTCCCAGGATGCCCGGCTCGCCACCTATTTATTGGACATCCTCCATTTCCCCAGCCCCCCGACGTCCGCCCACGTCTCCGAGGCCCTGGGCGGCGTGCTGGCTGCCTGGGATCTCCGCGGGAAGGTCACCGCCGTCGTCACGGGCGACGCCGAGGTGGTGCCGGCGGCGGCCCGGCGCCTGGACCTCCCCCACCTGCCCTGTTTCGCCCGCGCCCTCGACTCGCTGGTGGCCGGCGCCCTGCGGCACGCGCCCGAGCTGGACGCCGTCCGGGCCAAGGCGAGGGCCATCGTGGGCCTCTTCCGGGCCTGTCCCGCCGCCCGGGAGAAGCTGGCCCGGATCCAGGGGCAGCTGGGCGGGCCGCGGCTCAAGCTGCCGAAGGAGGCGGGGGCCAGGTGGGGCAGCACCTACGAGATGCTGCGGGGCCTGCTGGCGCAGAAGGAGGGCGTCGCGGCCGCGCTGGCCGCCCTGCGCGCGGACGTGGGCCCGCTGACGGCCCCCGAGTGCGACCTGGCGGGGCAGTGCCTGGGCGTCCTGGAGCCCTTCCACACGGCGGCCGCCGAGCTGGCCTCGGAGCCCCGCGTCGCCGCCTCCAAGGTCATCCCGCTCACCAAGATGCTGCAGCGCGCCCTGGAGCAGCGGCGCCGGCGCGTCAGCCACCGCGCGGCCGCCGCGCTGCTGGCGGAGCTGGAGGCCGGCGTGCGGAGCCGGGGGGCGGAGGCCGAGCGGGCCCGCCCGCTGGCCGCCAGCACCCTGCTGGACCCCCGCTTCAAGGTCCTGGCCTTCGGGAGCTCCGACAGCGCCCAGGAGGCCGTGCGGCTCCTGGTGGGCGAGTGCTGCTCGCGGGCgggcgcccccccgccggccccggccccccccgccgccgccgccgcgggCCCCAGCCTGTGGGAGGAGTTCGACTCCAGGGTGCGGGAGACGCAGAGGGCGCGCGGCAGCGCCGCCGCCGAGGCCGCCGTGGAGATGCAGCGCTACGTCGGCGACGCCTACCTCGCCCGCGCGGCCGACCCGCTCGGCTACTGGGCCGCCAACTCCGCCAAGTACCCCGGCCTGGCCCGCCTGGCCTACAAGTACCTCGGCCTGCCGGCGGCGGCCGTGCCGGGCCACCAGGTCTTCTCCAAGTCCGGGGATGTCCTGCGGGCGCGGAGGAGCCGGCTGAGGAGCGGCGCCGTGCAGCAGGTGTTGTTCCTGAACCACAACGCCTCGGGAGGCGGGCTCCTCCGTTAG
- the LOC138238122 gene encoding zinc finger BED domain-containing protein 4-like isoform X3, with translation MTSEEGEPGHETPLCRDPGAPCAAASPDLKRVKLERDASPAPSSGRLSADYDHSVGRLVVVKEDPFAPDPSVSAGNQKHSRVWEVFTLFANNKLMCSLCGTVLSYHKNTSGMVRHLRVKHAEQYDAAPDGDGAARPAPGDPARAARKRTLDEALLDVITGDCQPFSLVEDEGFRNFVTLLDPRYALPSRKTLKSMAAGRPPTSAHVSEALGGVLAAWDLRGKVTAVVTGDAEVVPAAARRLDLPHLPCFARALDSLVAGALRHAPELDAVRAKARAIVGLFRACPAAREKLARIQGQLGGPRLKLPKEAGARWGSTYEMLRGLLAQKEGVAAALAALRADVGPLTAPECDLAGQCLGVLEPFHTAAAELASEPRVAASKVIPLTKMLQRALEQRRRRVSHRAAAALLAELEAGVRSRGAEAERARPLAASTLLDPRFKVLAFGSSDSAQEAVRLLVGECCSRAGAPPPAPAPPAAAAAGPSLWEEFDSRVRETQRARGSAAAEAAVEMQRYVGDAYLARAADPLGYWAANSAKYPGLARLAYKYLGLPAAAVPGHQVFSKSGDVLRARRSRLRSGAVQQVLFLNHNASGGGLLR, from the exons ATGACCTCCGAAGAGGGGGAGCCTGGCCATGAAACGCCCCTCTGCAGGGATCCTGGGGCGCCCTGCGCTGCTGCGAGCCCCGATCTCAAGAG GGTCAAGCTGGAGAGAGACGCATCCCCGGCCCCCAGCTCCGGCCGCCTGTCTGCAGACTACGACCACTCCGTGGGCCGGCTCGTCGTGGTGAAAGAGGACCCCTTCGCCCCCGATCCGAG TGTGTCAGCAGGGAACCAGAAACACTCCCGGGTCTGGGAGGTGTTCACCCTGTTTGCCAACAACAAGCTGATGTGCTCGCTGTGTGGGACCGTGCTGTCCTACCACAAGAACACTTCCGGGATGGTCCGGCACCTGCGCGTCAAGCACGCCGAGCAGTACGACGCGGCGCCGGATGGCGACGGAGCCGCGCGCCCGGCGCCCGGCGATCCAG CCAGGGCGGCGAGGAAGAGGACGCTGGACGAGGCGCTGCTGGACGTCATCACCGGGGACTGCCAGCCCTTCTCCCTCGTGGAGGACGAAGGCTTCAGGAACTTCGTGACGCTACTGGATCCCCGGTACGCCCTCCCCAGCAGGAAGACCCTCAAGAGCATGGCAGCCGGCCG CCCCCCGACGTCCGCCCACGTCTCCGAGGCCCTGGGCGGCGTGCTGGCTGCCTGGGATCTCCGCGGGAAGGTCACCGCCGTCGTCACGGGCGACGCCGAGGTGGTGCCGGCGGCGGCCCGGCGCCTGGACCTCCCCCACCTGCCCTGTTTCGCCCGCGCCCTCGACTCGCTGGTGGCCGGCGCCCTGCGGCACGCGCCCGAGCTGGACGCCGTCCGGGCCAAGGCGAGGGCCATCGTGGGCCTCTTCCGGGCCTGTCCCGCCGCCCGGGAGAAGCTGGCCCGGATCCAGGGGCAGCTGGGCGGGCCGCGGCTCAAGCTGCCGAAGGAGGCGGGGGCCAGGTGGGGCAGCACCTACGAGATGCTGCGGGGCCTGCTGGCGCAGAAGGAGGGCGTCGCGGCCGCGCTGGCCGCCCTGCGCGCGGACGTGGGCCCGCTGACGGCCCCCGAGTGCGACCTGGCGGGGCAGTGCCTGGGCGTCCTGGAGCCCTTCCACACGGCGGCCGCCGAGCTGGCCTCGGAGCCCCGCGTCGCCGCCTCCAAGGTCATCCCGCTCACCAAGATGCTGCAGCGCGCCCTGGAGCAGCGGCGCCGGCGCGTCAGCCACCGCGCGGCCGCCGCGCTGCTGGCGGAGCTGGAGGCCGGCGTGCGGAGCCGGGGGGCGGAGGCCGAGCGGGCCCGCCCGCTGGCCGCCAGCACCCTGCTGGACCCCCGCTTCAAGGTCCTGGCCTTCGGGAGCTCCGACAGCGCCCAGGAGGCCGTGCGGCTCCTGGTGGGCGAGTGCTGCTCGCGGGCgggcgcccccccgccggccccggccccccccgccgccgccgccgcgggCCCCAGCCTGTGGGAGGAGTTCGACTCCAGGGTGCGGGAGACGCAGAGGGCGCGCGGCAGCGCCGCCGCCGAGGCCGCCGTGGAGATGCAGCGCTACGTCGGCGACGCCTACCTCGCCCGCGCGGCCGACCCGCTCGGCTACTGGGCCGCCAACTCCGCCAAGTACCCCGGCCTGGCCCGCCTGGCCTACAAGTACCTCGGCCTGCCGGCGGCGGCCGTGCCGGGCCACCAGGTCTTCTCCAAGTCCGGGGATGTCCTGCGGGCGCGGAGGAGCCGGCTGAGGAGCGGCGCCGTGCAGCAGGTGTTGTTCCTGAACCACAACGCCTCGGGAGGCGGGCTCCTCCGTTAG
- the LOC107077267 gene encoding phospholipase A and acyltransferase 3-like isoform X2, with the protein MGDFNYATLRNGDIIEILRDVAHHWVLYTGKGYVVHLAHSTKNTAGSGSFFASSGDVKTMVKKERLEFIPGFSRVRVNNKYDSRYRPRPGGDIIREAEKMVDEVLPYPVTPKTCERFVAALRYNMPFTDQFPEPHRGDLLEFPRDRFTHWGLYMGDGYVIHLAPIGGGGGRVLSGYFSSATSSHAHVLKELLKDVAGPGLDYRVQNKDQIHPPLPVDAIMQEAEAKIGTVVGYSFPSRNCEHFVTELRYGRGFSAQVVEGSQLAVSVSVVGAVGYALLRILFR; encoded by the exons ATGGGCGATTTCAAC taTGCCACACTACGGAACGGAGACATTATAGAGATTCTTCGGGATGTTGCCCACCACTGGGTGCTGTACACCGGCAAAGGATATGTGGTCCATCTCGCTCATTCCA CCAAGAATACGGCTGGCTCAGGAAGCTTCTTCGCCTCGTCTGGCGACGTCAAAACTATGGTTAAGAAGGAGAGGCTGGAGTTCATACCTGGGTTCTCACGAGTCCGCGTCAACAACAAATACGACAGCAGGTATCGCCCGCGGCCTGGCGGTGACATCATCAGAGAAGCAGAGAAGATGGTAGATGAGGTCCTGCCCTACCCCGTGACGCCCAAAACCTGCGAGCGCTTCGTGGCCGCGCTGAGATACAACATGCCTTTCACCGACCAG TTCCCCGAGCCGCACCGAGGAGACCTCCTGGAGTTCCCCAGGGATAGATTCACTCACTGGGGCTTGTACATGGGCGATGGCTACGTGATTCACTTGGCACCCATAG GCGGGGGCGGCGGCAGGGTCTTGTCTGGCTATTTCTCCTCCGCGACGTCGTCCCATGCCCACGTCCTGAAGGAGCTGCTGAAGGACGTAGCCGGGCCCGGGCTCGATTACAGAGTCCAGAACAAGGATCAGATCCACCCACCCCTCCCGGTCGACGCTATCATGCAGGAGGCCGAGGCGAAGATCGGTACGGTCGTGGGGTACTCCTTCCCCTCCCGCAACTGCGAGCACTTCGTCACGGAGCTGAGATACGGCCGCGGTTTCTCCGCGCAG GTGGTTGAAGGTTCTCAGTTGGCTGTTTCTGTCAGTGTTGTGGGTGCTGTAGGATATGCGCTGCTGAGAATTCTTTTCAGATAG
- the LOC138238122 gene encoding collagen alpha-1(I) chain-like isoform X1 produces MTSEEGEPGHETPLCRDPGAPCAAASPDLKRVKLERDASPAPSSGRLSADYDHSVGRLVVVKEDPFAPDPSVSAGNQKHSRVWEVFTLFANNKLMCSLCGTVLSYHKNTSGMVRHLRVKHAEQYDAAPDGDGAARPAPGDPARAARKRTLDEALLDVITGDCQPFSLVEDEGFRNFVTLLDPRYALPSRKTLKSMAAGRYALHRDRVMAEPPDVRPRLRGPGRRAGCLGSPREGHRRRHGRRRGGAGGGPAPGPPPPALFRPRPRLAGGRRPAARARAGRRPGQGEGHRGPLPGLSRRPGEAGPDPGAAGRAAAQAAEGGGGQVGQHLRDAAGPAGAEGGRRGRAGRPARGRGPADGPRVRPGGAVPGRPGALPHGGRRAGLGAPRRRLQGHPAHQDAAARPGAAAPARQPPRGRRAAGGAGGRRAEPGGGGRAGPPAGRQHPAGPPLQGPGLRELRQRPGGRAAPGGRVLLAGGRPPAGPGPPRRRRRGPQPVGGVRLQGAGDAEGARQRRRRGRRGDAALRRRRLPRPRGRPARLLGRQLRQVPRPGPPGLQVPRPAGGGRAGPPGLLQVRGCPAGAEEPAEERRRAAGVVPEPQRLGRRAPPLASGRSGCILRQRGRLLKTHVPNFCFPELSYVSCLFFAVSFPGYSSGGEWCSIPLCSCGLLMWDLGAHSVGSLHILLGSGEGGSVPEEL; encoded by the exons ATGACCTCCGAAGAGGGGGAGCCTGGCCATGAAACGCCCCTCTGCAGGGATCCTGGGGCGCCCTGCGCTGCTGCGAGCCCCGATCTCAAGAG GGTCAAGCTGGAGAGAGACGCATCCCCGGCCCCCAGCTCCGGCCGCCTGTCTGCAGACTACGACCACTCCGTGGGCCGGCTCGTCGTGGTGAAAGAGGACCCCTTCGCCCCCGATCCGAG TGTGTCAGCAGGGAACCAGAAACACTCCCGGGTCTGGGAGGTGTTCACCCTGTTTGCCAACAACAAGCTGATGTGCTCGCTGTGTGGGACCGTGCTGTCCTACCACAAGAACACTTCCGGGATGGTCCGGCACCTGCGCGTCAAGCACGCCGAGCAGTACGACGCGGCGCCGGATGGCGACGGAGCCGCGCGCCCGGCGCCCGGCGATCCAG CCAGGGCGGCGAGGAAGAGGACGCTGGACGAGGCGCTGCTGGACGTCATCACCGGGGACTGCCAGCCCTTCTCCCTCGTGGAGGACGAAGGCTTCAGGAACTTCGTGACGCTACTGGATCCCCGGTACGCCCTCCCCAGCAGGAAGACCCTCAAGAGCATGGCAGCCGGCCGGTACGCCCTGCACAGGGACCGGGTCATGGCGGAG CCCCCCGACGTCCGCCCACGTCTCCGAGGCCCTGGGCGGCGTGCTGGCTGCCTGGGATCTCCGCGGGAAGGTCACCGCCGTCGTCACGGGCGACGCCGAGGTGGTGCCGGCGGCGGCCCGGCGCCTGGACCTCCCCCACCTGCCCTGTTTCGCCCGCGCCCTCGACTCGCTGGTGGCCGGCGCCCTGCGGCACGCGCCCGAGCTGGACGCCGTCCGGGCCAAGGCGAGGGCCATCGTGGGCCTCTTCCGGGCCTGTCCCGCCGCCCGGGAGAAGCTGGCCCGGATCCAGGGGCAGCTGGGCGGGCCGCGGCTCAAGCTGCCGAAGGAGGCGGGGGCCAGGTGGGGCAGCACCTACGAGATGCTGCGGGGCCTGCTGGCGCAGAAGGAGGGCGTCGCGGCCGCGCTGGCCGCCCTGCGCGCGGACGTGGGCCCGCTGACGGCCCCCGAGTGCGACCTGGCGGGGCAGTGCCTGGGCGTCCTGGAGCCCTTCCACACGGCGGCCGCCGAGCTGGCCTCGGAGCCCCGCGTCGCCGCCTCCAAGGTCATCCCGCTCACCAAGATGCTGCAGCGCGCCCTGGAGCAGCGGCGCCGGCGCGTCAGCCACCGCGCGGCCGCCGCGCTGCTGGCGGAGCTGGAGGCCGGCGTGCGGAGCCGGGGGGCGGAGGCCGAGCGGGCCCGCCCGCTGGCCGCCAGCACCCTGCTGGACCCCCGCTTCAAGGTCCTGGCCTTCGGGAGCTCCGACAGCGCCCAGGAGGCCGTGCGGCTCCTGGTGGGCGAGTGCTGCTCGCGGGCgggcgcccccccgccggccccggccccccccgccgccgccgccgcgggCCCCAGCCTGTGGGAGGAGTTCGACTCCAGGGTGCGGGAGACGCAGAGGGCGCGCGGCAGCGCCGCCGCCGAGGCCGCCGTGGAGATGCAGCGCTACGTCGGCGACGCCTACCTCGCCCGCGCGGCCGACCCGCTCGGCTACTGGGCCGCCAACTCCGCCAAGTACCCCGGCCTGGCCCGCCTGGCCTACAAGTACCTCGGCCTGCCGGCGGCGGCCGTGCCGGGCCACCAGGTCTTCTCCAAGTCCGGGGATGTCCTGCGGGCGCGGAGGAGCCGGCTGAGGAGCGGCGCCGTGCAGCAGGTGTTGTTCCTGAACCACAACGCCTCGGGAGGCGGGCTCCTCCGTTAGCCTCGGGGCGCTCGGGGTGCATTCTTCGGCAGAGGGGCCGGCTTTTAAAAACCCACGTTCCGAACTTTTGCTTCCCAGAATTGTCCTACGTTTCTTgccttttttttgctgtttcttttccTGGGTACTCTTCAGGGGGGGAGTGGTGTTCAATTCCCCTCTGCTCTTGCGGCCTGTTGATGTGGGACCTGGGAGCACActctgtggggagtttgcacATTCTCCTCGGGTCTGGGGAGGGTGGGAGTGTGCCTGAAGAGTTATGA
- the LOC138238122 gene encoding zinc finger BED domain-containing protein 4-like isoform X4: MTSEEGEPGHETPLCRDPGAPCAAASPDLKRVKLERDASPAPSSGRLSADYDHSVGRLVVVKEDPFAPDPSVSAGNQKHSRVWEVFTLFANNKLMCSLCGTVLSYHKNTSGMVRHLRVKHAEQYDAAPDGDGAARPAPGDPARAARKRTLDEALLDVITGDCQPFSLVEDEGFRNFVTLLDPRPPTSAHVSEALGGVLAAWDLRGKVTAVVTGDAEVVPAAARRLDLPHLPCFARALDSLVAGALRHAPELDAVRAKARAIVGLFRACPAAREKLARIQGQLGGPRLKLPKEAGARWGSTYEMLRGLLAQKEGVAAALAALRADVGPLTAPECDLAGQCLGVLEPFHTAAAELASEPRVAASKVIPLTKMLQRALEQRRRRVSHRAAAALLAELEAGVRSRGAEAERARPLAASTLLDPRFKVLAFGSSDSAQEAVRLLVGECCSRAGAPPPAPAPPAAAAAGPSLWEEFDSRVRETQRARGSAAAEAAVEMQRYVGDAYLARAADPLGYWAANSAKYPGLARLAYKYLGLPAAAVPGHQVFSKSGDVLRARRSRLRSGAVQQVLFLNHNASGGGLLR, from the exons ATGACCTCCGAAGAGGGGGAGCCTGGCCATGAAACGCCCCTCTGCAGGGATCCTGGGGCGCCCTGCGCTGCTGCGAGCCCCGATCTCAAGAG GGTCAAGCTGGAGAGAGACGCATCCCCGGCCCCCAGCTCCGGCCGCCTGTCTGCAGACTACGACCACTCCGTGGGCCGGCTCGTCGTGGTGAAAGAGGACCCCTTCGCCCCCGATCCGAG TGTGTCAGCAGGGAACCAGAAACACTCCCGGGTCTGGGAGGTGTTCACCCTGTTTGCCAACAACAAGCTGATGTGCTCGCTGTGTGGGACCGTGCTGTCCTACCACAAGAACACTTCCGGGATGGTCCGGCACCTGCGCGTCAAGCACGCCGAGCAGTACGACGCGGCGCCGGATGGCGACGGAGCCGCGCGCCCGGCGCCCGGCGATCCAG CCAGGGCGGCGAGGAAGAGGACGCTGGACGAGGCGCTGCTGGACGTCATCACCGGGGACTGCCAGCCCTTCTCCCTCGTGGAGGACGAAGGCTTCAGGAACTTCGTGACGCTACTGGATCCCCG CCCCCCGACGTCCGCCCACGTCTCCGAGGCCCTGGGCGGCGTGCTGGCTGCCTGGGATCTCCGCGGGAAGGTCACCGCCGTCGTCACGGGCGACGCCGAGGTGGTGCCGGCGGCGGCCCGGCGCCTGGACCTCCCCCACCTGCCCTGTTTCGCCCGCGCCCTCGACTCGCTGGTGGCCGGCGCCCTGCGGCACGCGCCCGAGCTGGACGCCGTCCGGGCCAAGGCGAGGGCCATCGTGGGCCTCTTCCGGGCCTGTCCCGCCGCCCGGGAGAAGCTGGCCCGGATCCAGGGGCAGCTGGGCGGGCCGCGGCTCAAGCTGCCGAAGGAGGCGGGGGCCAGGTGGGGCAGCACCTACGAGATGCTGCGGGGCCTGCTGGCGCAGAAGGAGGGCGTCGCGGCCGCGCTGGCCGCCCTGCGCGCGGACGTGGGCCCGCTGACGGCCCCCGAGTGCGACCTGGCGGGGCAGTGCCTGGGCGTCCTGGAGCCCTTCCACACGGCGGCCGCCGAGCTGGCCTCGGAGCCCCGCGTCGCCGCCTCCAAGGTCATCCCGCTCACCAAGATGCTGCAGCGCGCCCTGGAGCAGCGGCGCCGGCGCGTCAGCCACCGCGCGGCCGCCGCGCTGCTGGCGGAGCTGGAGGCCGGCGTGCGGAGCCGGGGGGCGGAGGCCGAGCGGGCCCGCCCGCTGGCCGCCAGCACCCTGCTGGACCCCCGCTTCAAGGTCCTGGCCTTCGGGAGCTCCGACAGCGCCCAGGAGGCCGTGCGGCTCCTGGTGGGCGAGTGCTGCTCGCGGGCgggcgcccccccgccggccccggccccccccgccgccgccgccgcgggCCCCAGCCTGTGGGAGGAGTTCGACTCCAGGGTGCGGGAGACGCAGAGGGCGCGCGGCAGCGCCGCCGCCGAGGCCGCCGTGGAGATGCAGCGCTACGTCGGCGACGCCTACCTCGCCCGCGCGGCCGACCCGCTCGGCTACTGGGCCGCCAACTCCGCCAAGTACCCCGGCCTGGCCCGCCTGGCCTACAAGTACCTCGGCCTGCCGGCGGCGGCCGTGCCGGGCCACCAGGTCTTCTCCAAGTCCGGGGATGTCCTGCGGGCGCGGAGGAGCCGGCTGAGGAGCGGCGCCGTGCAGCAGGTGTTGTTCCTGAACCACAACGCCTCGGGAGGCGGGCTCCTCCGTTAG